The following are encoded together in the Brassica napus cultivar Da-Ae chromosome A9, Da-Ae, whole genome shotgun sequence genome:
- the LOC106366175 gene encoding protein WHAT'S THIS FACTOR 1 homolog, chloroplastic → MMALTQLLPCSPQKLFLFSTFLHPSTPLESRRCSLTTKPSSKKLVPLSFDISCSSHKIVRNPSLDKHVVKQNRVRFVQKLKTLLLSKPKHYIPIQILYKCSSYLGIENPRTILSMIRRYPTIFQLFTTPTPHLPINATKSLSTLCVRMTPAASSLAMQELNLKSEIADKLAAKLQKLLMLSSHRRLLLSKLVHIGPDLGFPPNFRSRLCNDYPDKFKTVETSYGRALELVSWDQELANQMPSSPEVDRGLIVDRPPKFKRLNLRRGLNLKRRHQDYLIKFRESPDVCPYKTSSECLTSESIEAEKRACAVVREVLGLTVEKRTLIDHLTHFRQEFALPNKLRGLIVRHAELFYVSVKGTRDSVFLVEAYNDNGDLLEKDELSLIRERLIDLVQEGKRIRRERRRKGSMEEYRNDDKRDEGIDDYHSDIDDDEYEDGFENLFDSEDSGVEYHFDEEEGDEEAWVSSGESVEYWSRKLSSSGMSNDEVKSVIESW, encoded by the coding sequence ATGATGGCGCTTACTCAACTCCTTCCTTGCTCTCCACAAAAGCTCTTCTTGTTCTCCACCTTCCTTCACCCATCAACTCCTCTGGAGTCACGCAGATGTAGCCTAACTACTAAACCCAGTTCCAAGAAACTCGTACCTTTGTCTTTCGACATCTCATGTTCATCTCACAAGATTGTCCGGAACCCATCTCTAGACAAGCACGTGGTGAAGCAGAACAGAGTCCGGTTCGTGCAGAAGCTAAAGACCTTACTTCTCTCCAAACCAAAGCATTACATACCAATTCAAATCCTCTACAAATGCAGCTCCTACCTCGGCATCGAAAACCCACGAACAATCCTCTCCATGATCCGTCGCTATCCCACAATCTTCCAGCTGTTCACAACGCCTACACCGCATTTGCCTATCAATGCCACCAAGTCTTTATCCACACTCTGTGTCCGCATGACGCCAGCTGCGTCCTCTCTGGCCATGCAGGAACTGAATCTCAAGTCTGAGATTGCTGATAAACTCGCTGCTAAGCTCCAGAAGCTGCTGATGTTGTCGTCTCACCGGAGGTTGCTTTTGTCTAAACTGGTTCACATTGGTCCGGATTTGGGGTTTCCTCCTAACTTCAGGTCTCGGCTTTGCAATGATTATCCGGACAAGTTCAAGACTGTGGAGACATCTTACGGAAGAGCACTTGAGCTTGTCTCGTGGGATCAAGAGTTGGCTAACCAAATGCCATCATCACCTGAAGTTGATAGAGGTTTGATCGTTGATCGTCCTCCAAAGTTCAAGCGTTTGAATCTCCGGAGAGGTTTGAACTTGAAGAGGAGACACCAAGATTACTTGATCAAGTTCAGAGAATCACCTGATGTGTGTCCTTACAAAACATCATCTGAATGTCTGACGAGCGAGTCCATTGAAGCGGAGAAGCGAGCTTGCGCGGTTGTGAGAGAAGTGTTGGGGTTAACGGTGGAGAAAAGGACTTTGATAGACCATTTGACACATTTCAGACAAGAGTTTGCGTTACCAAACAAGCTAAGAGGATTGATAGTGAGACATGCAGAGCTATTCTATGTGAGTGTTAAAGGAACGAGAGACTCTGTGTTTCTCGTCGAAGCGTACAATGACAATGGTGATCTACTAGAGAAAGATGAGTTATCGTTGATTAGAGAACGTTTGATAGATCTTGTACAAGAAGGAAAGAGGATTAGACGTGAGCGGAGAAGGAAAGGAAGCATGGAAGAGTATAGGAATGATGATAAAAGGGATGAAGGCATTGATGATTATCATAGTgatattgatgatgatgaatatGAAGATGGGTTTGAGAACTTGTTTGATTCTGAAGATTCAGGTGTGGAATATCAtttcgatgaagaagaaggtgatgaaGAAGCATGGGTTAGTAGTGGTGAAAGTGTAGAGTATTGGAGTAGAAAGCTCTCTTCTTCTGGTATGAGCAATGATGAAGTTAAGAGTGTTATTGAATCCTGGTGA
- the LOC106366178 gene encoding glutaredoxin-C1, with product MSKEKMEEVINKAKEIVSSYPIVVFSKTYCGYCQKVKKLLTQLGADFEVLELDEMSDGGEIQSALSKWTEQRTVPNVFIKGKHIGGCDSVMESNQKGKLVPLLIEAGALGKISSKL from the exons ATGAGCAAGGAAAAGATGGAAGAGGTGATAAACAAGGCCAAAGAGATCGTCTCCTCGTACCCTATCGTTGTCTTCAG CAAGACGTACTGTGGTTACTGCCAGAAGGTGAAGAAGTTACTGACACAGCTGGGAGCAGATTTTGAAGTACTTGAGCTCGATGAAATGA GTGATGGAGGTGAGATTCAATCAGCTTTGTCAAAGTGGACAGAGCAGAGAACTGTTCCAAACGTATTCATCAAAGGGAAACATATTGGCGGATGTGATA GTGTGATGGAGAGTAACCAGAAGGGTAAGCTTGTACCTTTACTTATTGAAGCTGGTGCTCTCGGCAAAATCTCATCCAAGCTTTGA
- the LOC106366177 gene encoding glutaredoxin-C1, whose protein sequence is MGSMFSGNRLSKEEMEVVMNKAKEIVSEYPVVVFSKTYCGYCQRVKQLLTQLGATFKVLELDEMSDGGEIQSALSEWTGQSTVPNVFIKGKHIGGCDRVMESNKQGKLVPLLTEAGAIANNSSQL, encoded by the exons atggGTTCTATGTTCAGTGGAAACAGATtgagcaaagaagagatggaggTGGTGATGAACAAAGCCAAAGAGATCGTCTCCGAGTACCCTGTCGTTGTCTTCAG CAAGACTTACTGTGGTTATTGCCAGAGGGTGAAACAGCTGTTGACACAGCTAGGTGCAACTTTTAAAGTGCTTGAGCTCGATGAGATGA GTGATGGGGGTGAGATCCAATCAGCTTTATCTGAGTGGACTGGGCAGAGCACTGTTCCTAATGTTTTCATCAAAGGCAAACATATCGGTGGATGTGATA GAGTGATGGAGAGTAACAAGCAAGGGAAGCTTGTGCCTTTACTTACTGAAGCTGGTGCTATCGCTAATAACTCTTCCCAGCTTTGA
- the LOC106366176 gene encoding uncharacterized protein LOC106366176, which produces MASKLMSSSASVLVPGSFQPLTSFQFRPLRRHQHAHLHCYHSLHRKTDKIASLHVSFREVSQKRAYLPLATSEDDPETLSQPEDTPRDDSSSIQHNGNGGKPGFISFYNPRNKAEDLLIPPEEAQSTWGRLLWLIGPTVLVSSFTLPPIYLRRIVSAVFEDSLLTDFLILFFTEALFYCGVAAFLLITHRSKTSSTRTNPSQLGQTISSVATLVLSLMIPMVTMGFVWPWTGPAASATLAPYLVGIVVQFAFEQYARYRKSPSSLTIPIIFQVYRLHQLNRAAQLVTALLFTVKGAEATVNNLEIKKSLGMLLSVIQVLGMISIWSISSFLMWLSPPPPSQNQS; this is translated from the exons ATGGCTTCTAAACTTATGTCCTCCTCAGCGTCTGTATTGGTTCCAGGATCGTTTCAACCTCTGACTTCTTTTCAG TTTCGTCCATTGAGGCGGCATCAGCATGCTCATCTCCATTGTTACCATTCTCTCCACCGTAAAACTGATAAAA TTGCTTCTCTTCACGTTTCCTTCAGAGAAGTCTCTCAAAAGAGAGCTTATTTGCCTCTTGCTACTTCAGAAGACGATCCAGAAACACTAAGTCAACCCGAAGATACACCTCGTGATGATAGTTCATCTATCCAACACAACGGAAACGGTGGTAAACCAGGTTTCATTTCGTTTTACAACCCTCGGAACAAGGCAGAGGATCTCCTTATCCCTCCTGAAGAAGCACAAAGCACATGGGGACGCCTTCTCTGGCTCATTGGTCCTACTGTCTTAGTCTCCTCTTTCACTCTACCTCCCATTTACTTGAGAAGAATCGTCTCGGCAGTTTTTGAAGACTCTTTACTCACAG ACTTCCTCATATTGTTCTTCACTGAGGCTCTCTTCTACTGTGGAGTCGCCGCTTTTCTCCTGATAACACACCGTTCGAAAACGTCATCCACCAGAACCAATCCTTCCCAATTAGGACAAACAATCTCCTCCGTAGCAACGTTAGTGCTTAGTCTTATGATCCCAATGGTGACAATGGGATTTGTATGGCCATGGACCGGTCCTGCAGCTTCAGCTACTCTTGCACCCTACCTCGTAGGCATTGTCGTTCAGTTTGCTTTCGAACAGTACGCTAGATACAGGAAGTCTCCATCATCTCTCACCATCCCCATCATCTTTCAG GTGTATAGACTTCATCAGCTGAATAGAGCGGCGCAGTTAGTGACAGCGTTGTTGTTCACGGTGAAAGGAGCAGAGGCAACGGTTAATAATCTTGAAATCAAGAAATCACTGGGTATGCTTTTGAGTGTGATACAGGTTTTGGGTATGATTTCAATATGGTCcatctcaagcttcctcatgtggttatcaccaccaccaccttccCAAAACCAGTCTTGA
- the LOC106366179 gene encoding uncharacterized protein LOC106366179, giving the protein MVLLTHQLQGSHVLLPWSSPTWTKGLVIKRPVTTIRLAGRKEKSLRLKQSCCFSLGSPCSSGLKAKSFKVTSFKGGIQNRESGGSEGGKKVTNNSVKLSYRSDDDENNVNSSPKAQNTSLSYTSEADDSVTGQPAIQKLFKKWLTLLRTQSPTQAADEALGGEEESPQTTKAETETEIKKTESLQSTKSTLWTLFWSLDASIKIPLLLFVPAFLAVNAIYGAEVTKELSPLWIAGPLIVALYVKMFQGLCALYAFCFKQTAKVIRNLPSYYIMAYHYIAQGKLRDDVRGLVTRPMVAVKNADYKELTGAKLKQLREWLVEKYLDFVESIWPYYCRTIRFLKRANLI; this is encoded by the exons ATGGTGTTGCTAACCCATCAATTGCAG GGTTCACATGTCTTACTTCCTTGGAGTTCACCAACATGGACCAAAGGCTTGGTTATTAAGAGACCTGTTACGACAATACGTCTTGCTGGGAGGAAAGAAAAGAGTTTACGATTGAAGCAAAGTTGTTGTTTTAG TTTAGGGTCTCCTTGCAGTAGTGGACTGAAAGCAAAATCTTTCAAGGTTACATCATTCAAAGGCGGAATCCAAAACCGTGAATCAGGAGGAAGTGAGGGTGGGAAGAAAGTTACTAACAACTCGGTAAAACTATCTTACCGTTCAGATGATGACGAAAACAACGTGAACAGCTCTCCAAAGGCACAGAACACATCGCTTTCATATACCTCGGAAGCAGATGACTCAGTCACAGGACAACCTGCTATCCAGAAGCTATTCAAGAAATGGTTAACACTGCTGCGCACACAATCACCTACTCAAGCGGCTGACGAGGCTTtgggaggagaagaagagtCTCCACAGACGACAAAGGCGGAAACTGAGACAGAGATCAAGAAAACAGAAAGCCTCCAGAGTACAAAGAGTACACTCTGGACCTTGTTCTGGAGTCTAGACGCATCTATCAAGATTCCTTTGCTGTTATT TGTTCCAGCTTTCTTAGCTGTTAACGCAATCTATGGAGCTGAAGTTACAAAGGAGCTGTCCCCTCTGTGGATAGCTGGTCCCTTGATCGTCGCCCTTTATGTCAAAATGTTCCAAGGACTATGCGCCCTTTACGCCTTCTGCTTCAAACAAACCGCCAAAGTGATAAGAAACCTACCATCTTATTACATCATGGCGTACCATTACATCGCCCAGGGCAAGCTCAGGGACGACGTGAGAGGTCTGGTGACTCGTCCAATGGTGGCGGTTAAGAACGCTGACTACAAAGAGCTCACAGGCGCCAAACTGAAACAGCTTCGAGAGTGGCTCGTTGAGAAGTACTTGGATTTTGTTGAATCTATTTGGCCTTATTACTGCAGAACTATCAGATTCCTGAAGAGGGCTAACTTGATTTGA
- the LOC106366180 gene encoding motile sperm domain-containing protein 2-like, whose product MSIRLSSTLFAASISFKNPKSFYSDRSRSCRFSVRSCVSDSPNANKLVLEVKERLAKDCTTLPIGKNGRDDEEMILWFLKDRRFSVDEAIGKLTKAIKWRHEFKVNELSEDSVKAAAETGKAYVHGFLDVKGRPVVIVAPAKHIPGLLDPIEDEKLCVFLLEKALSKLPAGQHKILGIFDLRGFGSQNADLKFLTFLFDVFYYYYPSRLDEVLFVDAPFIFQPIWQFTKPVVKSYASLVKFCSVETVRKEYFTEETIPSNFRSDKVQ is encoded by the exons ATGTCGATCCGTTTGAGCTCAACCCTCTTTGCTGCTTCAATCAGTTTCAAAAACCCGAAGAGCTTTTACAGTGATCGATCTCGGAGCTGCAGATTCTCCGTCAGAAGTTGCGTGTCAGATTCTCCCAATGCGAACAAG CTAGTTTTGGAAGTTAAAGAACGCCTTGCAAAAGACTGTACTACTCTCCCAATTGGCAAAAACGGACGAGATGATGAGGAAATGATCCTTTGGTTTTTGAAAGACAGGAGATTCTCTGTTGATGAAgccattggaaagctaactaaAGCTATC AAATGGCGTCATGAGTTCAAGGTAAACGAACTATCTGAAGATTCAGTCAAAGCAGCTGCTGAGACAGGAAAAGCATATGTACATGGGTTTCTAGATGTTAAAGGTCGACCTGTAGTTATTGTAGCTCCTGCAAAACACATCCCAGGG CTGCTTGATCCAATAGAAGATGAAAAGCTTTGCGTGTTCTTACTTGAAAAGGCTTTGAGTAAACTACCAGCAGGACAACACAAGATACTTGGGATCTTTGATCTCCGTGGGTTCGGTTCTCAAAACGCAGATCTCAAGTTCTTGACTTTCCTG TTTGATGTGTTTTACTATTACTATCCAAGCCGTTTGGATGAAGTCCTTTTTGTAGATGCTCCATTCATTTTCCAGCCTATTTGGCAATTCACCAAACCGGTTGTGAAGTCATATGCCTCTCTG GTCAAGTTTTGTTCGGTAGAGACTGTGAGAAAGGAGTACTTCACCGAGGAAACAATACCATCAAATTTCAGAAGCGATAAAGTACAGTGA